The Candidatus Angelobacter sp. DNA window ACACGACGCTCGCTGATTTTATCGCCACCTCCGACAGCCGCATGGTCGCCACGGTGCCGGTGGACGCCACGACGGGGCAGATTCGCGTGACCAACCCAACCGGAGTGGGCGCCAGCGGCGGCAGTTTTCTTGTTATTCCGCGTATTTCCGATTTGTCACCGGGGCGGGGCGCGACGAACACGGTGGTGACGATCGATGGATTCAACTTCCTCGGC harbors:
- a CDS encoding IPT/TIG domain-containing protein, with product MALILQCSLWTPLTRAAPTVGSISPTQGKPGTQVVINGSGFSTATEVKFDTTLADFIATSDSRMVATVPVDATTGQIRVTNPTGVGASGGSFLVIPRISDLSPGRGATNTVVTIDGFNFLG